The proteins below come from a single Chryseobacterium capnotolerans genomic window:
- a CDS encoding pyridoxal phosphate-dependent aminotransferase — MKVSKLAANLIGSEIVKIGNEVNDLKAKGAEIANLTIGDLNSNIYPIPALLKEEIQKAYQNNLTNYPPANGLLSLRKEVSKDLKNRWNLDYSPNDILITAGSRPLIYAVYKTIVDEGDKVVYPTPSWNNNHYAYLTSANAVEVKTKPETNFLPTADDLRPHLDGAVLLALCSPLNPTGTMFTREQLSEICELVIAENKKRGADEKPLYLMYDQIYSNLTFGAEHVDPVSLFPEMKEYTVYIDGISKCLAATGVRVGWGFGPAHIIDKMKALLTHVGAWAPKPEQEATAKFYENPENVNVFVEDFKAKLEESLKVLHGGVQDLKGKGLAVDSIEPMGALYLTIKLDYIGKTKPDGAVIENSSDLVFYLINEAGVALVPFSAFGEDKSEPWFRASVGGLAVDEIKVMLPKLEAALNNLK; from the coding sequence GTGAAAGTCTCAAAATTAGCAGCGAACCTGATTGGTTCTGAAATTGTAAAAATTGGTAACGAAGTAAATGATCTAAAAGCAAAAGGAGCAGAAATTGCCAATCTTACTATTGGTGACCTGAATTCTAATATCTATCCTATTCCGGCATTGCTAAAGGAAGAGATTCAGAAAGCCTATCAGAATAACCTGACAAACTATCCACCTGCCAACGGACTTTTATCTTTAAGAAAAGAAGTTTCCAAAGATTTAAAAAACAGATGGAACCTGGATTATTCTCCAAACGATATTTTGATCACAGCAGGATCAAGACCTTTGATCTATGCAGTATACAAAACAATTGTAGATGAAGGAGATAAAGTAGTATATCCTACACCATCTTGGAACAACAACCACTATGCTTACCTTACTTCAGCGAATGCCGTAGAAGTAAAAACAAAGCCTGAAACCAATTTCCTTCCAACAGCAGATGATTTAAGACCTCATTTGGACGGAGCAGTCTTATTGGCGCTTTGCTCACCATTGAACCCAACAGGAACCATGTTCACAAGAGAACAGCTTTCTGAAATCTGCGAATTGGTAATTGCTGAAAACAAAAAAAGAGGAGCAGATGAGAAACCGTTATACTTAATGTACGACCAAATCTATTCTAACCTTACTTTTGGTGCTGAACACGTAGATCCGGTATCTCTTTTCCCAGAAATGAAAGAATACACGGTCTATATTGATGGAATTTCAAAATGTTTGGCAGCTACAGGAGTACGTGTAGGATGGGGATTCGGTCCTGCGCACATCATTGATAAAATGAAAGCTCTTCTTACACACGTAGGAGCGTGGGCTCCAAAACCAGAACAGGAAGCTACTGCAAAATTCTATGAAAATCCTGAAAACGTAAACGTATTCGTAGAAGATTTCAAAGCTAAATTGGAAGAAAGTTTAAAAGTTCTTCACGGCGGAGTTCAGGATCTGAAAGGAAAAGGTTTAGCTGTTGACAGTATCGAACCTATGGGAGCTCTTTACCTTACGATTAAATTAGATTATATCGGGAAAACAAAACCTGACGGAGCAGTTATTGAAAACTCTTCAGACCTTGTTTTCTACTTAATCAATGAAGCAGGAGTGGCTTTAGTACCATTCTCTGCATTTGGGGAAGACAAATCTGAACCTTGGTTCCGCGCTTCCGTTGGTGGATTAGCTGTAGATGAGATCAAAGTAATGCTTCCGAAGCTAGAAGCTGCTTTGAATAATCTGAAATAA
- a CDS encoding phosphatase PAP2 family protein — protein MKKLRFLLLPMSILVCSQEVDTLQVKELSPAPDLPKVQTYTLKDGSVRTYPKPKLLDFVTKLPRNFINTNKDFVAKDHAYYLGGAIASTLILLPFDQKLIDNSRELGERWGMDKDNNYTKLGGVFKIPKDIGSTLYLIGNGSTLVLLGIGFGTYGLIKNDYRAQATASGLMESLILSGVFTQTIKRITGRESPFIAEANGNKGGDWNPFPSFSAFGKYTSNYDAMPSGHLTTFMAGITVIADNYPDARWIKPVGYTLAGALCFQMMQSKVHWASDYPLALLMGYFIGKTISKSRYTSSEGTIGKTKYKFDLMASRQWEYNMVGVKLSF, from the coding sequence ATGAAAAAATTGAGATTTTTGCTGCTGCCAATGTCTATACTGGTATGTTCGCAAGAGGTAGATACACTGCAGGTAAAAGAATTATCGCCAGCACCGGATTTACCCAAAGTACAAACTTATACACTAAAAGACGGTTCTGTACGAACATATCCCAAACCTAAACTGCTGGATTTTGTAACCAAACTTCCCAGAAACTTCATCAATACCAATAAAGATTTTGTAGCAAAAGATCATGCTTACTATTTAGGTGGTGCTATTGCCTCAACATTGATTCTTCTTCCTTTTGACCAAAAATTAATTGACAATTCAAGAGAGCTGGGAGAAAGATGGGGAATGGATAAAGATAACAATTATACTAAATTGGGTGGTGTTTTCAAAATCCCTAAAGATATTGGATCTACATTGTATCTTATAGGAAATGGTTCTACCTTGGTATTGCTTGGAATTGGATTTGGAACCTATGGCTTAATTAAAAATGACTACAGGGCACAGGCTACAGCCAGTGGATTAATGGAAAGTTTAATCCTTTCCGGAGTTTTCACCCAAACCATCAAAAGAATTACCGGAAGAGAAAGCCCGTTTATTGCAGAAGCAAATGGAAATAAAGGAGGTGACTGGAATCCATTTCCAAGTTTTTCAGCATTCGGTAAATATACCTCAAACTATGATGCAATGCCATCCGGACACTTAACGACGTTTATGGCTGGGATTACCGTTATTGCAGACAATTATCCTGATGCAAGATGGATTAAACCTGTAGGGTATACATTAGCCGGAGCTTTATGTTTCCAAATGATGCAAAGTAAAGTTCACTGGGCATCAGACTACCCACTAGCTTTATTAATGGGATATTTTATTGGAAAAACCATCTCAAAAAGCAGATATACTTCATCAGAAGGAACAATAGGAAAGACAAAATACAAATTTGACCTTATGGCATCCCGCCAATGGGAATACAATATGGTAGGAGTAAAGCTTTCTTTTTAA
- the kdsB gene encoding 3-deoxy-manno-octulosonate cytidylyltransferase, translated as MKIIAVIPARYEASRFPGKLMQILGEKTVITTTYQNVVETGLFDEVFVATDSEIILDEITKNGGKAVMTGQHETGSDRIAEAVQNIDCDIVINVQGDEPFLKLEPLKQLIEVFKQDVQQEISLASLKIKLSEKEEIENPNNVKVITDNNGFALYFSRSAIPFHREVSYEVSYFKHIGVYAFRKEALLQFSKLEMKPLEISEKIECIRYLEYGMKIKMIETNFVGVGIDTPEDLEKARKLI; from the coding sequence ATGAAAATAATCGCTGTCATCCCTGCACGTTATGAAGCCAGCCGTTTTCCGGGAAAACTGATGCAGATTCTGGGTGAAAAAACAGTTATTACCACGACTTATCAGAATGTGGTGGAAACCGGGCTGTTTGATGAAGTATTTGTAGCAACGGATTCTGAAATCATCTTGGATGAAATCACTAAAAATGGTGGAAAAGCTGTCATGACAGGACAACATGAAACAGGAAGCGACCGTATTGCCGAAGCCGTACAGAACATAGATTGTGATATCGTGATTAATGTTCAGGGAGACGAACCCTTTCTTAAACTGGAACCTTTGAAACAGCTCATCGAAGTTTTTAAACAGGATGTCCAACAGGAGATTTCTCTGGCTTCCTTAAAAATAAAACTGTCTGAAAAAGAAGAAATAGAAAATCCAAATAATGTAAAAGTAATCACTGATAATAATGGTTTTGCTTTATATTTCAGCCGTTCTGCAATTCCGTTCCACAGGGAAGTCTCCTATGAGGTAAGTTACTTTAAACATATCGGAGTATATGCCTTTAGAAAAGAGGCTTTACTGCAGTTTTCAAAACTTGAAATGAAACCATTGGAAATATCTGAAAAGATCGAATGCATCCGTTATCTGGAATACGGAATGAAGATTAAAATGATAGAAACCAATTTCGTTGGAGTAGGCATTGATACACCGGAAGACCTGGAAAAAGCTAGGAAGTTAATTTAA
- a CDS encoding histidine kinase: protein MKKIIYLVLFTVTSSLYYGQTAKEIIDKNIELSGGLTNWKLLNSVLLQGKVVLGIKDEYPIKIYQQRPNLTKTIIVIGGKETAIEGFDGNKGYAMNYAANKLQVYPEYVPESFDNDFIDWENKGFDAKYLGKEKVGDIYCHKVELTKNVNKNMYYFDTTTYMLLKEIKKDETVVYSDYKKVGNLTMPFRIESSSPKKDGDYVMLLNRVDINKVFPANIFKF from the coding sequence ATGAAAAAAATAATATATTTAGTCCTTTTTACTGTTACAAGTTCATTGTATTATGGCCAAACTGCAAAGGAAATTATAGATAAAAATATTGAATTATCCGGAGGATTAACCAACTGGAAACTCTTAAACTCCGTATTGTTGCAGGGAAAAGTAGTATTAGGAATCAAAGATGAATATCCTATAAAAATTTATCAGCAGCGTCCGAATCTTACCAAAACAATCATTGTAATCGGTGGAAAAGAAACGGCAATTGAAGGTTTTGATGGAAACAAAGGGTACGCAATGAATTATGCGGCCAATAAACTTCAGGTATACCCTGAGTATGTTCCGGAAAGTTTTGATAATGATTTTATTGACTGGGAAAATAAAGGATTTGATGCCAAATATCTTGGAAAAGAAAAAGTAGGGGATATCTATTGTCATAAAGTGGAACTCACCAAAAATGTGAATAAGAATATGTATTATTTTGATACAACGACTTATATGCTTTTGAAGGAAATTAAAAAAGATGAAACGGTGGTATATTCCGATTATAAAAAGGTAGGAAACCTTACGATGCCTTTCAGAATAGAATCTTCAAGTCCTAAAAAAGATGGCGATTATGTGATGTTGCTTAATAGAGTAGACATTAATAAGGTGTTTCCTGCGAATATCTTTAAGTTTTAA
- a CDS encoding glutathione peroxidase: protein MKNIFLMLLSFITILQSCTNQKSEISQAKTKELMGKTIYDFKVESLDGKEINFADFKGKKILIVNTASECGFTPQYADLEKLYEEYKDKLVIVGFPANNFGGQEPGTNAEIGTFCQKNYGVTFPMAAKVSVKGDDTAPIFKYLTEQELNGVKNTSILWNFTKFLIDENGKLIDSYVSTTRPTSESITKHLK from the coding sequence ATGAAAAATATTTTTTTAATGCTGCTTTCTTTTATCACAATTCTGCAAAGCTGCACCAATCAAAAAAGTGAAATTTCTCAAGCAAAAACCAAAGAACTTATGGGAAAAACAATATATGACTTTAAAGTAGAAAGCCTTGATGGTAAGGAAATCAACTTTGCAGACTTCAAAGGAAAAAAGATCCTGATCGTGAACACAGCTTCTGAGTGCGGGTTTACTCCTCAGTATGCAGATCTTGAAAAGCTATATGAAGAATATAAAGATAAATTGGTAATCGTAGGTTTCCCAGCCAATAACTTTGGGGGACAGGAGCCGGGAACCAATGCTGAAATCGGAACATTCTGCCAGAAAAACTATGGAGTGACATTCCCAATGGCAGCGAAAGTCTCTGTGAAAGGAGATGATACGGCACCTATCTTTAAATATTTAACAGAGCAGGAATTAAACGGAGTAAAAAATACCAGTATCCTTTGGAACTTTACCAAATTCCTGATTGATGAGAATGGAAAACTTATTGATAGCTATGTAAGTACTACAAGACCAACAAGTGAATCAATTACAAAGCATTTGAAATAA
- a CDS encoding VOC family protein, which yields MINYRVQDLEKLVEQLKKENVTILDKIESYEYGKFVHIMDLEGNKIELWEPNDIEYEKLGKSMGSKTTK from the coding sequence ATGATTAATTATCGTGTACAGGATCTTGAAAAGCTTGTTGAACAGCTAAAAAAAGAAAATGTAACGATTCTTGATAAAATTGAGAGTTATGAATATGGAAAGTTTGTCCATATAATGGATCTCGAAGGGAATAAAATAGAGCTTTGGGAACCTAATGATATTGAATATGAAAAACTCGGAAAAAGCATGGGGAGTAAGACCACAAAATAA
- a CDS encoding NAD(P)H-binding protein, with translation MKALVIGATGATGKDLVNQLLNDKAFEEVDIFVRKPVNIENNKLKVHVVDFEKPEEWKGMVKGDVAFSCLGTTLKDAGSKDAQKKVDFDYQYEFAKAAKENEVEDYILVSAYGANPKSKIFYSKMKGELEEAVKQLHFNKITIFKPGMLERKDSERTGEVLGSRIIKFANKLGLLESQKPLPTDILAKAMINSSKIKSNGYSSIKLGNIFCFADKVIDRS, from the coding sequence ATGAAAGCTTTAGTAATCGGTGCTACAGGCGCCACAGGAAAAGATCTGGTTAATCAGTTACTCAATGACAAGGCTTTTGAGGAAGTCGATATTTTTGTAAGAAAACCTGTTAATATTGAAAATAATAAGCTAAAAGTTCATGTTGTGGATTTTGAAAAGCCAGAAGAATGGAAAGGAATGGTTAAAGGAGATGTTGCATTTTCATGTCTGGGAACTACTTTGAAGGATGCCGGAAGCAAAGATGCACAGAAAAAAGTAGATTTTGATTATCAATATGAATTTGCCAAAGCAGCCAAAGAGAATGAAGTAGAAGATTATATCCTGGTTTCAGCTTATGGAGCCAATCCTAAATCTAAGATTTTTTATTCCAAGATGAAGGGCGAACTTGAAGAAGCTGTGAAACAATTACATTTCAATAAAATTACCATTTTTAAACCCGGAATGCTTGAGCGGAAAGATTCTGAAAGAACGGGTGAAGTGCTGGGCAGCCGGATTATAAAATTTGCTAATAAATTAGGACTATTGGAAAGTCAGAAGCCTTTGCCTACTGATATTTTAGCAAAGGCCATGATTAATTCTTCCAAGATAAAAAGTAATGGCTACTCCAGTATCAAGCTGGGAAATATTTTTTGTTTTGCAGACAAGGTAATTGATAGATCATAA
- a CDS encoding MmcQ/YjbR family DNA-binding protein, whose translation MDANEILDYCLAKKATTESFPFDNETLVLKVDTKMFLLMGLERQPLSINVKTDPEWSAELREQYPQITGAYHMNKTHWNSVAVAGLKRELILKLIDHSYDLVFKSLTKKVQSTINNS comes from the coding sequence ATGGATGCCAACGAAATACTAGATTATTGCCTTGCGAAAAAAGCAACTACAGAGAGTTTTCCTTTTGATAACGAAACCCTTGTATTAAAAGTAGATACTAAAATGTTTCTCCTGATGGGACTTGAAAGACAACCTTTGTCTATCAATGTAAAGACAGACCCGGAATGGAGTGCAGAACTTCGTGAGCAATATCCTCAAATTACAGGAGCTTATCATATGAATAAAACCCATTGGAATTCTGTAGCTGTAGCTGGTTTAAAAAGAGAACTGATTTTAAAACTAATAGATCATTCTTATGACTTGGTATTTAAATCTCTTACTAAAAAAGTTCAAAGTACTATAAATAATTCTTAG
- a CDS encoding DUF2931 family protein, translating into MIFKSIISAILVAILSLIGMLCTQSDNSNLVYAALFCLPYFILITFLYFRFNGIRRKLNLFDKPNIIVELAYGFVFYIAFCLLLPVLLFVTTLGDDYEHKLYADLGGLILEIFPVILTLSIFLTIFSSIILTWAIRSYKILLPVMIVYIFFISIVYSISQNNNKKQETTISTDHIKISGDGWRGSMSNPEAYPVQLYKGIFLLSNNEKYEFTFNEGNTVNYRAKWGEDGGNTDKKTMALPKALDLTWYSFAENIFYRVNGPIDYNKLQMLFNTPYDEKRGDRKIQENYNSIIMGFAPGGVLVVWAGSSGYRQIEIGRYQAEKISITKQVSYNEKLKYGDLFNQEWRKKY; encoded by the coding sequence ATGATTTTCAAATCTATTATCTCAGCTATTCTGGTTGCCATATTGAGTTTAATTGGTATGCTATGTACACAGAGCGACAATTCAAACCTTGTGTATGCAGCATTATTCTGTTTACCTTATTTTATCTTAATTACTTTTTTATATTTTCGCTTTAATGGCATTCGCAGAAAACTAAACCTATTTGATAAACCTAATATTATCGTTGAGCTTGCTTATGGTTTTGTATTTTATATTGCCTTCTGCCTGCTTTTGCCTGTGTTGTTATTTGTGACTACACTAGGTGATGATTATGAGCACAAATTGTATGCTGATTTGGGAGGCCTCATTTTAGAAATCTTTCCTGTCATTTTAACGCTGAGTATCTTTTTGACAATTTTTAGCAGCATTATACTAACCTGGGCCATTAGATCATACAAAATATTACTACCTGTTATGATCGTATATATATTTTTCATATCTATTGTATACAGTATTTCTCAAAATAATAATAAAAAACAGGAAACTACAATTAGTACTGATCATATAAAGATATCTGGGGATGGATGGCGTGGCTCAATGAGTAATCCTGAAGCCTATCCCGTGCAGTTGTACAAAGGAATTTTTCTACTTTCTAATAATGAAAAGTACGAATTTACTTTTAATGAAGGAAACACTGTAAATTACAGAGCAAAATGGGGTGAAGATGGGGGTAATACGGATAAGAAAACAATGGCACTCCCAAAAGCGCTGGATCTTACCTGGTATTCATTTGCAGAAAATATTTTTTACCGGGTAAACGGTCCTATTGATTATAATAAACTACAAATGCTCTTCAATACGCCTTATGATGAGAAAAGAGGGGATAGAAAAATTCAGGAAAATTATAACAGTATTATTATGGGTTTTGCACCAGGAGGAGTATTAGTAGTTTGGGCAGGCAGCAGTGGTTATCGCCAAATAGAAATTGGACGTTACCAGGCAGAAAAGATCAGCATTACTAAACAAGTATCTTATAATGAAAAATTAAAATATGGTGATTTGTTTAACCAGGAATGGCGCAAAAAGTATTAA
- a CDS encoding YbaY family lipoprotein, which yields MKSENLKIEFTGTDKFTIKNSKLKVSLYGISEGLQDAPATLITESEFEVKTIPYTIELPIPENAESKINPKPTNGVKYYIATEWDSDGNGKANEKGDIFIDHDKAFPNVKLNSETQKNLCKGFKIK from the coding sequence GTGAAGTCAGAAAATCTTAAAATAGAATTTACAGGTACAGATAAGTTTACCATCAAAAATTCAAAACTTAAAGTTAGTTTATATGGAATAAGTGAAGGGCTTCAGGATGCACCGGCAACATTAATTACAGAAAGTGAATTTGAAGTAAAAACAATTCCTTATACTATTGAATTACCAATACCAGAAAATGCAGAAAGCAAGATCAATCCAAAACCTACAAATGGCGTAAAATATTATATCGCTACAGAATGGGACTCTGATGGCAATGGAAAAGCTAATGAAAAAGGGGATATCTTTATTGACCACGATAAAGCATTTCCTAATGTCAAATTAAATAGTGAGACCCAAAAAAATCTATGTAAAGGTTTTAAAATAAAATAA
- the atpD gene encoding F0F1 ATP synthase subunit beta, with translation MANQIKGKISQIIGPVIDVVFNDVEAIPAIYDALEITKENGEKVVLEVEQHIGEDTVRCIAMDATDGLKRGQDVIGYGNPITMPIGEAVNGRLFNVVGDAIDGLQDISKEGGLPIHRPAPKFDQLSTSAEVLFTGIKVIDLVEPYAKGGKIGLFGGAGVGKTVLIQELINNIAKGHGGLSVFAGVGERTREGNDLLREMLESGIIKYGDDFMHSMENGGWDLSKVDLEAMKDSKAAFVFGQMNEPPGARARVALSGLTLAEYYRDGGESGQGRDVLFFVDNIFRFTQAGSEVSALLGRMPSAVGYQPTLASEMGAMQERITSTKNGSITSVQAVYVPADDLTDPAPATTFAHLDATTVLDRKIASLGIYPAVDPLASTSRILSPEVIGHDHYNCAQRVKEILQRYKSLQDIIAILGMEELSEEDKSVVYRARKVQRFLSQPFHVAEQFTGIPGSLVDIKDTIKGFNMIMDGELDHLPEAAFNLKGTIEEAIEAGQKMLAENA, from the coding sequence ATGGCAAACCAAATTAAAGGTAAAATTTCTCAAATTATTGGTCCGGTAATCGACGTTGTCTTTAATGATGTGGAAGCAATTCCAGCAATCTATGACGCGTTAGAAATTACAAAAGAAAACGGTGAAAAAGTAGTTTTAGAGGTAGAACAACATATTGGCGAAGATACAGTAAGATGTATTGCAATGGACGCTACTGATGGTCTTAAGAGAGGTCAAGATGTAATCGGATACGGAAATCCTATTACTATGCCAATCGGAGAGGCTGTAAACGGAAGACTATTCAACGTAGTTGGTGATGCTATCGACGGACTTCAAGATATTTCTAAGGAAGGTGGTCTTCCAATTCACAGACCAGCTCCAAAATTTGATCAATTATCAACTTCAGCAGAAGTTTTATTTACAGGTATTAAAGTAATCGACTTAGTTGAGCCTTACGCAAAAGGAGGTAAAATTGGATTGTTCGGTGGTGCTGGTGTAGGTAAAACAGTATTGATTCAGGAGTTGATTAACAATATTGCAAAAGGACACGGAGGTCTTTCTGTATTCGCCGGAGTAGGTGAAAGAACGAGAGAAGGAAATGACCTTTTGAGAGAGATGTTAGAATCAGGTATTATCAAGTATGGTGATGATTTCATGCACTCTATGGAAAATGGAGGTTGGGATCTTTCTAAAGTAGACTTAGAAGCTATGAAAGATTCTAAAGCAGCATTCGTTTTCGGACAGATGAACGAGCCACCAGGTGCAAGAGCAAGAGTAGCCCTTTCTGGTCTTACTTTAGCTGAGTACTATAGAGATGGTGGAGAAAGCGGACAAGGTAGAGACGTACTTTTCTTCGTAGACAACATCTTCCGTTTTACACAGGCTGGTTCTGAGGTATCTGCACTACTTGGTCGTATGCCATCAGCAGTAGGTTACCAACCAACGCTAGCTTCTGAAATGGGTGCGATGCAGGAAAGAATTACTTCAACTAAAAATGGTTCAATTACTTCAGTACAGGCGGTATACGTACCTGCGGATGACTTAACTGACCCGGCTCCTGCAACTACGTTTGCTCACTTGGATGCAACTACGGTACTTGACAGAAAGATTGCTTCATTAGGTATTTACCCAGCGGTAGATCCATTAGCATCTACTTCAAGAATCCTTTCTCCAGAAGTTATCGGTCACGATCACTACAACTGTGCTCAAAGAGTAAAAGAAATTCTTCAAAGATATAAGTCACTTCAGGATATCATCGCGATTCTTGGTATGGAAGAACTTTCTGAAGAAGATAAATCAGTTGTTTACCGTGCAAGAAAAGTTCAGAGATTCTTATCTCAGCCTTTCCACGTAGCAGAACAGTTTACAGGTATTCCAGGATCTTTAGTAGATATCAAAGATACTATCAAAGGATTCAACATGATTATGGATGGTGAATTAGATCACTTACCAGAAGCTGCTTTCAACTTGAAAGGAACTATCGAGGAAGCTATCGAAGCTGGACAAAAAATGTTAGCTGAAAACGCTTAA
- a CDS encoding FoF1 ATP synthase subunit delta/epsilon: protein MNIKILTPEYVVFEGEVSSVLLPGKNGEFHIMKNHAGIVSSLVGGKVKLFTNSVDEAFAKNLTKENDKDSIFSYSIKSGVVEFNHNKGIILCE from the coding sequence ATGAATATAAAAATTTTAACACCAGAATACGTAGTTTTTGAAGGAGAAGTAAGCTCAGTATTATTGCCTGGAAAGAATGGTGAATTTCACATCATGAAAAACCACGCAGGAATCGTTTCTTCTTTAGTTGGTGGGAAAGTAAAGCTGTTTACAAACTCTGTAGATGAAGCTTTCGCAAAAAACCTAACCAAAGAAAATGATAAAGATTCTATCTTTTCATATTCTATCAAGAGCGGTGTTGTGGAATTTAATCATAACAAAGGAATTATCCTTTGCGAATAA